One Methanolobus sp. WCC4 DNA segment encodes these proteins:
- a CDS encoding lysylphosphatidylglycerol synthase transmembrane domain-containing protein — translation MSVIDKIKKRMLYSSIFGIFVIIALLIYADVGKLTEAFIQFKWTYIPVIVLLTLLNYIFRFYKWDYYLGKLDIDISKKDSFVVFFSGLVMSITPGKLGEVFKSYLLKQLDDIQISKSAPIIFAERLTDVMGLLILASVGIIVYDYSLNLLIAILTIFALIVLVIQSRILSMKIIDFCERLPLVSNYVHHLRLSYESAYTLLRHKPLLFTIAISIVSWFFECIAMWYVLKGFGLGRPLLDATFVFAFSSLAGAVSMLPGGLGIAEGSIVGLLHTLDVPNSIATGTALIIRFGTLWFGVLSGIVVLSLNINKFQKD, via the coding sequence TTGTCAGTAATAGATAAGATCAAAAAACGAATGTTGTATTCATCCATTTTTGGGATTTTTGTCATAATAGCTCTGTTGATATATGCAGATGTAGGGAAACTTACAGAAGCTTTCATCCAGTTCAAGTGGACCTATATTCCTGTAATTGTCTTACTTACATTGCTTAATTACATTTTCAGGTTTTACAAATGGGATTATTATCTAGGAAAACTTGACATTGATATTTCTAAAAAGGATAGTTTCGTCGTTTTCTTTAGTGGATTGGTAATGTCTATTACCCCTGGAAAACTTGGTGAAGTATTCAAGTCCTATTTATTAAAGCAACTAGATGATATTCAAATTAGCAAATCTGCTCCTATTATATTTGCCGAGAGACTTACAGATGTCATGGGTCTGTTGATTCTTGCCTCTGTGGGAATTATTGTTTATGATTATAGTTTGAATTTGTTAATAGCAATTCTTACAATATTTGCATTAATCGTACTTGTTATTCAGTCCAGAATTTTATCGATGAAAATCATAGATTTCTGTGAGAGGTTACCCCTTGTTTCAAATTATGTTCACCATTTACGCCTATCCTATGAGAGTGCTTATACACTTTTAAGGCACAAACCCCTTTTGTTTACAATAGCAATTAGCATCGTTTCCTGGTTCTTTGAATGTATTGCAATGTGGTATGTACTCAAAGGTTTTGGACTTGGTAGGCCCTTGCTTGATGCAACCTTTGTATTTGCTTTTTCATCACTTGCAGGAGCAGTCTCTATGCTCCCTGGTGGATTGGGAATAGCTGAAGGCAGTATTGTCGGATTGTTGCATACTCTGGATGTACCTAATTCAATTGCTACAGGAACTGCTTTAATTATCCGATTTGGTACATTGTGGTTTGGAGTATTGTCGGGAATTGTTGTTTTGAGTTTGAATATAAATAAGTTTCAAAAAGATTAA
- a CDS encoding PHP domain-containing protein, whose translation MKFDLHTHTKYSKKCGALPPKKLVHAAMQRGLNGIAVTDHDTIDGALEAKKYETKDFAVIIGCEITTNEGEITGLFLHHPIMSKEAEDVIDEIHKQGGIAVVPHPFDTYRAKRLKEVDKYCSKIDAIEVFNSRCIDEKSNLMARQFALENNMPRVGGSDAHNLNEIGLGYTLVPEMEGRDTKDLILTAINSFSTDGNGNRSPLYNHAWTKLRKWRRRIVSNR comes from the coding sequence ATGAAATTCGACCTACATACTCATACCAAATATTCAAAAAAATGCGGTGCACTTCCTCCCAAAAAACTTGTCCACGCCGCAATGCAAAGAGGTTTGAATGGAATTGCAGTTACAGATCATGATACTATAGATGGGGCCTTGGAAGCAAAGAAATACGAAACTAAAGACTTTGCTGTAATCATAGGTTGTGAAATAACTACAAATGAAGGGGAAATTACGGGACTATTTTTACATCACCCAATTATGTCAAAAGAAGCAGAAGATGTAATTGATGAAATTCACAAGCAGGGAGGGATTGCAGTTGTACCACATCCCTTTGATACATATCGAGCAAAGAGATTGAAAGAAGTTGACAAATATTGTTCCAAAATCGATGCAATTGAGGTTTTCAATTCTAGGTGCATCGATGAAAAAAGTAATCTCATGGCCAGACAATTTGCATTAGAAAATAATATGCCCAGGGTTGGGGGAAGTGATGCCCATAATCTGAATGAGATTGGTTTGGGATATACATTAGTTCCAGAAATGGAAGGACGTGATACTAAAGATTTAATTCTCACGGCTATCAACTCCTTCTCTACTGATGGAAATGGCAATCGATCCCCATTGTACAATCATGCATGGACAAAATTACGAAAATGGAGACGAAGAATTGTCAGTAATAGATAA